In Kryptolebias marmoratus isolate JLee-2015 linkage group LG22, ASM164957v2, whole genome shotgun sequence, a single window of DNA contains:
- the npm3 gene encoding nucleoplasmin-3 — translation MSFSDEESIEVGPTGQTKLESFLFSCELSTKVPFFTFQGDEEEDLEHFLELRTVCLGEGAKEESNVVEVTALNHLGKTISVPVANLHIKCLPMVSLGEFELKAPVTIRLKAGTGPVIVSGLHLIASQDDDSDLSDDDDEDVEEEEEEEEEEEEEEEDMPAIKPAKKKQNL, via the exons ATGTCTTTCAGTGACGAGGAATCCATTGAGGTCGGCCCAACTGGACAGACGAAGTTGGAGAGCTTTTTGTTCA GTTGCGAATTGTCAACGAAAGTACCTTTCTTCACTTTCCAAGGGGATGAAGAGGAAGACCTGGAGCACTTTCTTGAACTCAGAACA GTTTGCCTTGGTGAAGGTGCAAAGGAGGAGAGCAATGTGGTGGAGGTAACAGCCTTGAACCACCTAGGAAAGACGATTTCTGTGCCCGTGGCCAACCTTCACATTAAATGTCTGCCCATG GTGAGTTTGGGGGAGTTTGAACTGAAAGCCCCAGTGACCATCCGACTCAAGGCTGGAACAGGACCAGTTATCGTCAGCGGGCTGCACCTTATTG cCTCACAAGATGACGACTCTGATCtctctgatgatgatgatgaagacgttgaggaggaagaggaagaggaggaggaggaggaggaggaagaagaagacatGCCTGCCATTAAACCAGCAAAGAAGAAGCAGAATCTTTAG